One segment of Polyodon spathula isolate WHYD16114869_AA chromosome 20, ASM1765450v1, whole genome shotgun sequence DNA contains the following:
- the LOC121295773 gene encoding FERM and PDZ domain-containing protein 3-like: protein MLKEDALLLIPSVLKVFLENGQIKSFTFDSRTTVRDVMMSLQDRLSLRYIEHFSLVLESGGFNQSSRLHLLQDTQPLSHVVQRIYFQAMKCLFRICFFPKDPADLLRRDPAAFEYLYIQSRNDVIKERFGSDWKTDVTLKLTALHIYITVSAARPNQKISLKNVEKEWGLDPFLPLSLLPTIKEKNVCKTLSQLLKTYQHSPPSGSKVPSIQAKLQYIRVLNELPPFGGLLFHTVGMAEKQSATTLLVGPRHGISHVIELKTNLTTILSEFSRLSKIQLFRENQGVARVEVNILEAKPLVLLMEWPDATNFACLIAGYYKLFVDPKKVLFCRSSSQSHMIKADYRTIQSVQRPALSTHAGRRELVHRSSEQNDSELSSFCYLHTREQQQQQQERQMDINDNLIPLEESRARTKSDPTYKSSDLEPLMDSPVQESSRIRARANTLDPSQQTGHFYCDSCKAKLKAAATATSGGDSSDGLHSQILKSCTNSCGSREGTVDLISLPLPGSEKEEEEEAGAAQPPPPAIAAPPPAFRDHSSDEEDTKRRAAVATAGGLQPSEEVPVTLIDNVVTRTVRDHAQELDDALVSTLQALEALAASEDYPHHHHHQPQQTAGLIVLAAITPESSLDSGHETNSSELTDVSEMVTAMKQHRNSAYLLAHHISKDRLFSRRDFPLDIPGCTTQALGGGAFSMGQLRAGCPAKPLILSKEAQLRVSPNQETAAMGEQGRTQVSSQSLKEPGKLVTLERQPERSRTDSPGILKDSSASPQTALDPKRDSTGDKKKVNKELKVPCYVDRRFSPKPSGARGKVSGSLSPEDVKKALPILLPVDSAVSAKSQETNSYQDQETTSNKTSKPSKSKGNEQSAEMLYICPMLREGELPLCLKDPLVQKVAVFHSTSPTDDKRLTAKAKDFQLPPGKESTGRGVETGHKSSTGLQARSKYPPLVSEQMERKERAEEKGEPSESKIASDTQKCPKKVIPRIESTQAAGSVEASVEDKKQSACKPKQQRSVPFLSFRNLLSATFPARVKRETDERQAQLQKVRQYELEFLEELLKPRGAQVDFLPQGPSPIPAGTPCSCQLRTSPLQKVPGISREQRRSCDCKRICRGIRLPDTPVGSALERRGRERTIYKHPSLPKQLQLQEGPRRPQTIEIKTSRIRSTSLESREPQEKPVSCLPACASRSECMGAPDYKKLIRRYSIGEADSSERTPLYSETKSTKAKSMENEFARPIAPSGKTQGPKESSCSLGDGKRRPLFSIQGETGRELELLQKSKEGEDEMMGLSGKDEDGDKCCSFCFCYRKCNTDDESSEKDELSYSIPLQVLPGIQLDANTLPVVNKTLQVLDASCCSREKEPQSQEIDLRTSVTLEGSLSRVQALQGKAFLLPEGFLTAQLDANELLSILRQCAGNLLGEGDPRLQAPRLAEYKQELAMRFKEFRASCRRVAGVEKSPTRMLSAVTASFQVLCCLTETFIKLVCVVRLEAQRQELLRKVEEVALNYTFLLRAAEEFMGRTGSLPTQPRSSSSSAQAPPLSAHGSNKAGSLTRAIKTLIPK from the exons ATGCTGAAGGAAGACGCTCTCCTCTTGATCCCCAGCGTGCTCAAGGTTTTCCTGGAGAATGGGCAGATCAAGTCCTTCACCTTTGACAGCCGCACCACCGTCAGG gaTGTGATGATGTCCCTGCAGGACCGACTGTCTCTGAGGTACATTGAGCACTTCTCCCTGGTTCTAGAGTCTGGGGGCTTCAATCAGAGCAGCAGGCTACACCTGCTCCAGGACACCCAGCCACTGTCTCAT GTAGTGCAGCGGATCTACTTCCAGGCAATGAAGTGTCTGTTTCGTATCTGCTTCTTCCCCAAGGACCCTGCAGACCTGCTGAGGAGAGACCCAGCCGCCTTTGAGTACCTCTACATACAG AGCCGCAATGATGTGATAAAGGAGCGATTCGGATCTGACTGGAAGACAGACGTCACCCTCAAGCTCACAGCTCTACACATCTACATCACAGTCTCTGCAGCCCGACCCAACCAAAAAATCTCTCTCAAGAATGTGGA GAAGGAATGGGGACTGGATCCCTTCTTGCCCCTGTCGTTGCTCCCGACAATCAAGGAGAAGAATGTCTGTAAGACGCTTTCCCAGCTGCTGAAAACCTATCAGCACTCGCCTCCTTCAGGGAGCAAG GTACCTTCTATCCAGGCAAAGCTGCAGTACATACGAGTTCTCAATGAGCTGCCTCCTTTCGGGGGCCTCCTGTTCCACACCGTGGGGATG GCTGAAAAGCAGTCAGCCACCACCCTGCTGGTCGGGCCCCGCCACGGAATCAGCCACGTCATTGAGCTGAAGACCAACCTAACCACCATCCTGTCCGAGTTCAGCCGTCTCAGCAAGATCCAGCTGTTCAGGGAGAACCAGGGGGTGGCTCGCGTTGAAGTCAACATTCTGGAGGCCAAG CCCCTGGTCCTGCTGATGGAGTGGCCCGATGCCACAAACTTTGCCTGCCTGATAGCCGGCTACTACAAGCTCTTTGTGGATCCAAAGAAAGTGCTATTCTGTCGAAGCTCCAGTCAGTCTCACATGATCAAGGCAG ATTACAGAACTATCCAATCAGTCCAGCGGCCAGCTCTCTCTACTCATGCTGGAAGACGGGAGTTGGTCCATAGATCGTCTGAGCAAAATGATTCAGAGCTCAGCAGCTTCTGCTATCTGCACACgagagagcagcagcagcagcaacaagaaAGACAGATGGACATCAATGACAACCTGATCCCCCTGGAAGAGAGCCGTGCCCGCACCAAATCAGACCCAACCTACAAAAGCTCAGATCTAGAACCTCTGATGGACAGCCCAGTACAAGAGAGCTCAAGAATCAGGGCCAGGGCCAACACCTTAGACCCTAGCCAGCAGACTGGACACTTTTACTGTGACTCATGCAAGGCCAAGCTCAAAGCAGCAGCCACCGCCACCAGTGGTGGTGACAGCAGTGATGGCCTGCATTCCCAGATCCTGAAGAGTTGTACCAACTCCTGTGGTTCCCGAGAGGGCACAGTGGACTTGATTTCCCTCCCACTACCAGGAAgcgagaaagaggaggaggaggaggctggtGCTGCTCAGCCTCCACCCCCAGCCATCGCTGCTCCCCCTCCAGCGTTTCGTGACCACAGCTCAGATGAGGAGGACACCAAAAGGCGGGCAGCAGTGGCAACAGCAGGGGGTCTGCAGCCATCTGAAGAGGTACCTGTGACACTGATAGATAATGTGGTGACACGGACTGTCCGAGACCATGCTCAAGAGCTGGATGATGCCCTGGTGTCCACCCTACAGGCACTAGAGGCACTGGCAGCATCAGAGGACTACCCCCACCATCAtcaccaccaaccccagcagacAGCAG GTCTCATTGTGCTAGCAGCTATTACCCCAGAGTCTTCACTGGATTCCGGCCACGAGACAAACTCCTCAGAACTGACAGACGTCTCAGAGATGGTGACAGCCATGAAGCAGCATCGGAACTCAGCCTACCTACTTGCCCATCACATCAGCAAGGATCGGCTCTTCAGCCGGCGGGACTTCCCGCTCGATATCCCGGGGTGCACCACTCAGGCCCTGGGTGGTGGAGCTTTCTCCATGGGTCAGCTGCGGGCAGGTTGCCCTGCCAAACCCCTCATTCTCAGTAAAGAGGCTCAATTGAGGGTAAGTCCTAACCAGGAGACTGCAGCCATGGGGGAGCAGGGAAGGACGCAAGTCTCCTCACAGAGCCTCAAAGAACCAGGGAAACTGGTCACCCTGGAACGCCAACCAGAGCGAAGCCGGACAGACAGCCCAGGAATTCTCAAGGACTCTTCTGCTTCTCCTCAAACTGCTTTGGATCCCAAACGTGATAGCACTGGAGATAAGAAGAAGGTTAACAAAGAGCTCAAGGTGCCATGTTATGTTGACAGAAGGTTTAGCCCAAAACCTTCAGGGGCAAGGGGGAAGGTTTCCGGTTCCCTAAGCCCAGAAGATGTCAAAAAAGCCTTACCAATACTTTTGCCAGTTGACAGTGCTGTTTCTGCCAAGAGCCAAGAAACCAATAGCTATCAGGACCAAGAGACTACTTCCAATAAGACCTCCAAGCCTTCAAAATCAAAAGGGAATGAGCAGAGTGCTGAGATGCTGTATATCTGCCCCATGCTTCGAGAGGGTGAGCTCCCGTTGTGTCTGAAGGACCCACTGGTGCAGAAAGTAGCAGTTTTCCATTCAACCTCCCCTACGGATGATAAGCGGCTCACTGCCAAAGCAAAAGACTTTCAGCTGCCACCTGGCAAAGAGAGCACAGGGAGGGGAGTAGAAACAGGCCACAAATCCAGCACAGGTCTCCAGGCCCGGTCCAAGTATCCCCCCTTGGTTTCAGAGCAGATGGAGCGAAAGGAAAGGGCGGAAGAAAAAGGAGAGCCTTCTGAGAGCAAAATTGCCAGTGATACTCAGAAATGTCCCAAAAAAGTGATTCCCAGGATAGAGAGCACACAGGCAGCAGGCTCAGTGGAAGCCTCAGTGGAAGACAAAAAGCAGAGTGCCTGTAAACCCAAACAGCAGCGAAGTGTACCTTTCCTCAGTTTCCGTAACCTGCTGTCGGCCACCTTTCCAGCACGGGTGAAGCGCGAGACGGATGAGCGGCAAGCCCAGCTTCAGAAGGTACGGCAGTATGAACTGGAGTTCCTGGAGGAGCTGCTCAAGCCCAGGGGTGCCCAGGTGGATTTCCTCCCACAGGGGCCCTCTCCAATACCAGCAGGTACTCCCTGCTCCTGCCAGCTCAGGACCAGCCCTCTTCAGAAAGTCCCGGGGATTTCCAGAGAACAGAGGAGGAGCTGTGACTGCAAAAGGATATGCCGTGGGATCCGCTTGCCTGACACCCCTGTGGGTTCAGCcctggagaggagagggagagaaagaactATTTATAAACATCCTTCTCTACCAAAACAGCTCCAGCTGCAGGAAGGGCCCCGAAGGCCACAGACAATAGAGATTAAGACCTCCAGAATCCGTTCCACCAGCCTCGAGTCCCGGGAGCCTCAGGAGAAGCCTGTCTCTTGCTTGCCTGCCTGTGCTTCTCGCTCCGAATGCATGGGGGCACCAGATTACAAGAAACTTATTAGGCGCTACAGCATTGGTGAAGCAGACAGTAGTGAGCGTACACCTCTGTACTCTGAAACTAAGTCTACCAAAGCTAAAAGCATGGAAAATGAGTTTGCGCGACCAATAGCCCCTTCTGGAAAGACACAGGGCCCAAAAGAGTCTTCCTGTTCACTGGGAGATGGGAAAAGAAGACCTTTGTTTTCCATCCAAGGGGAGACTGGGAGAGAGCTGGAGCTGCTCCAAAAGAGCAAAGAAGGGGAAGATGAAATGATGGGTCTATCAGGGAAGGATGAGGATGGAGATAAATGCTGCTCTTTCTGTTTCTGCTACCGCAAGTGCAACACAGATGATGAAAGTAGTGAGAAGGATGAGCTCTCCTATTCCATTCCATTGCAGGTGCTCCCAGGAATACAGTTGGATGCTAACACCCTCCCTGTAGTCAACAAGACCCTGCAGGTGCTGGATGCAAGTTGCTGCAGTAGGGAGAAGGAGCCACAGAGCCAGGAAATCGATCTAAGGACTTCTGTCACCCTAGAGGGTAGCCTGTCCAGGGTGCAGGCTCTGCAGGGCAAAGCCTTCTTGCTGCCTGAGGGGTTCCTGACTGCCCAGTTGGATGCCAATGAGCTGCTTTCCATCCTACGGCAATGCGCAGGGAACCTGCTGGGCGAGGGCGATCCCAGGCTGCAGGCACCTCGGCTAGCAGAATACAAGCAGGAGCTGGCAATGCGCTTCAAGGAGTTCCGGGCCTCCTGTCGTAGGGTGGCTGGTGTGGAGAAGAGCCCAACCCGCATGCTCTCGGCAGTGACAGCCAGCTTCCAGGTCCTCTGCTGCCTGACGGAAACCTTCATCAAGCTGGTATGTGTGGTGCGCTTGGAGGCTCAAAGGCAGGAGCTGCTCAGGAAGGTGGAGGAGGTAGCCCTCAACTATACTTTCCTCTTGAGGGCTGCTGAGGAGTTCATGGGCCGGACCGGGAGTCTCCCCACCCAGCCCAGAAGCAGTAGCAGCAGTGCCCAAGCTCCTCCGCTGTCTGCACATGGGAGCAACAAGGCTGGTTCCCTGACCCGTGCCATCAAAACACTCATCCCCAAGTGA